The Plasmodium vinckei vinckei genome assembly, chromosome: PVVCY_06 genome contains a region encoding:
- a CDS encoding dynactin subunit 5, putative, with protein MSEKKTNAIDLGNLISDNYLESYNTVTFQKYENFNRSNYILTASGNKVCKDSILCGMKNIHMLGKSIIKNEAILRGDLSSLYFGKYVIIGSKTLICPCFMHNNENIVNTYDDSKINQSSYVTVTIGDNVFIGNECIIKAAFIGNNVIIGNNCVIGERVIIKDNVIIKDNTFIPNDTTISSFSKYSGYPGKFVKELPESVERILKDVSYFHYQNFTPNVTS; from the coding sequence atgagtgaaaaaaaaactaatgCAATTGATTTGGGAAATTTAATTAGTGATAATTATTTGGAGTCCTATAATACAGTaacttttcaaaaatatgaaaattttaatcgatcaaattatattttaacagCGTCAGGAAATAAAGTATGCAAAGATTCAATATTATGCGGAATGAagaatatacatatgctAGGGAAATCAATTATAAAGAATGAAGCTATATTAAGAGGAGATTTAAGTAGCTTGTATTTTGGCAAATATGTAATCATTGGATCGAAAACACTCATATGTCCATGTTTCATgcataataatgaaaatattgtaaataCTTATGATGATagcaaaataaatcaaagtTCATATGTTACTGTAACAATTGGTGATAATGTTTTTATCGGAAATGAATGTATAATTAAAGCTGCCTTTATAGGAAATAATGTCATAATAGGTAATAACTGTGTAATAGGTGAACGAGTTATTATTAAAGACAATGTAATAATTAAGGATAATACTTTTATTCCTAATGACACTACTATTTCTTCGTTCTCAAAATATTCAGGGTATCCTGGTAAATTTGTTAAGGAATTGCCCGAATCTGTTGAACGTATTTTAAAAGACGTTTCATATTTTCACTACCAAAATTTTACCCCCAATGTTACCTCATGA
- a CDS encoding metallo-hydrolase/oxidoreductase, putative, with product MFYFFYNCFFKYLVIAYCLYNISVVICLRNKNSYSYLAFNNRDSSKYLGNIYKKKKNIIDKKVSRNLFVEGSRHYLKQNGIVECCKDSYYENSKKKKIITILKDGIDKLFFANRYLFGNIGIEENVDPNNKDSYDEEVPKKKKNIPHYDIKKLENNLNIEPDKTLLQEYTRYIHQIIEKNSISLDNDSFCKDPIHTLILRWIKSMLINGEENHNSDEEEVVENCSSDDTNIDTETIARQLTLFKTVLTNSVRAYGFNEELIYIDNKTHDVKIKRSIFNDMGEKKSDWKIIFLGTGSMYPSVSRGTSSFIFQTTKKKYNEAYLFDCGESTFISLQEANIKVSKIKNIFITHLHGDHCLGLISVLTMLKGLNTINIYGPEGLYRFLKHNFNSTYSKRMAKYFVYELKIKGNENNSNYDSSMGGNKKFPADLKYIYKDANNMYPILQTDSIEINGFQIKHTVPTIGYIIKEKKSENKFNAEHINEIIKNNYDELKKCKNLDYVPYKIYENVIRKMKTDDVLIFPDNTKLTYTDAYKEIRKERKIVVCQDTCDASSLVKEAQDADILIHEATNSLIDLSDENMLYNTDIYDDDNYINPLSLKSMSTNNSDNNLEESEKKQNDVNNKVGKKNGKIDNMDTINYYNKLISERGHSTSHMAGNFAKKIRAKKLILTHFSQRYTGDNKLKNMIIMKKIEDEALEAFYSDRNKSDTSSEKKNIIPSDNVKKVNLIHVSNFNNEQEENNTEEVNKQNNNSHNFSKAKNDIQENEVVAAFDGLVVYVPPQTT from the coding sequence atgttttattttttttataattgtttttttaaatacttGGTTATAGcatattgtttatataatatttccgTGGTCATTTGtttaagaaataaaaattcgtATTCCTATTTGGCATTCAATAATAGAGATAGTAGTAAATATCTGggtaatatttataaaaaaaaaaaaaatattatagataAAAAAGTAAGTAGGAATTTGTTTGTAGAGGGGAGTAGGCATTACTTAAAACAGAATGGAATAGTAGAATGTTGTAAAGATAgttattatgaaaattctaaaaaaaaaaaaattattacaattttgAAAGATGGAATTGATAAGTTATTTTTTGCAAATAGATATTTATTTGGAAATATAGGGATTGAAGAAAATGTAGACCCCAATAATAAAGATAGTTATGATGAAGAGGTTccgaaaaaaaagaagaatatACCTCATTATGATATTAAGaaattagaaaataatttgaatattGAACCAGATAAAACATTATTACAAGAGTATACAAGATATATACACCaaattattgaaaaaaattcaatttCATTAGATAATGATTCATTTTGTAAAGATCCTATTCATACTTTGATACTGAGATGGATTAAATCGATGCTCATAAATGGGGAAGAGAATCATAATTCTGATGAGGAGGAGGTCGTAGAAAATTGTAGTAGTGATGACACAAATATTGACACAGAAACGATAGCACGACAATtaactttatttaaaacagTTTTGACCAATTCAGTAAGGGCATACGGATTTAATGAGgaattgatatatatagataacAAAACACAtgatgtaaaaataaaacgaagtatttttaatgatatGGGTGAAAAGAAAAGTGAttggaaaataatatttttaggtACGGGTTCTATGTACCCATCTGTAAGTAGAGGTACttcatcatttatttttcaaacaacaaaaaaaaaatataatgaagcttatttatttgattgtGGTGAAAGtacatttatatcattacaAGAAGCAAATATTAAGGTTAgtaagataaaaaatatatttataacgCATTTACATGGAGATCATTGCTTAGGGCTTATCTCTGTATTGACAATGCTTAAGGGTTTAAAcactattaatatatatggtcCTGAAGGTTTGTATcgatttttaaaacataattttaattctaCATATTCAAAACGTATGgctaaatattttgtatatgaattaaaaataaaaggaaaTGAAAACAATTCAAATTATGATTCAAGTATGGGaggtaataaaaaatttccagctgatttaaaatatatttataaagatgcaaataatatgtatcCGATATTACAAACAGATTCTATAGAAATAAATGGatttcaaataaaacatacaGTACCAACAATAggttatataattaaagaaaagaagtctgaaaataaatttaatgctgaacatattaatgaaataattaaaaataattatgatgaattaaaaaaatgtaaaaatttagATTATGTaccatataaaatatatgaaaatgttataagaaaaatgaaaactgATGATGTACTTATATTTCCtgataatacaaaattaacATATACAGATgcatataaagaaatacgTAAAGAAAGGAAAATTGTTGTATGTCAAGATACATGTGATGCATCTAGCTTAGTAAAAGAAGCACAAGATGCAGACATATTAATACATGAAGCAACAAACAGTTTGATAGATTTATCTGATGAGaatatgttatataatacagatatatatgatgacgataattatataaatccaCTATCACTCAAAAGTATGTCTACAAATAAtagtgataataatttagaagaatctgaaaaaaaacaaaatgatgtaaataataaggtTGGGAagaaaaatggaaaaatagaTAATATGGATactataaattattacaataaattaatttcaGAACGTGGACATTCTACTTCTCATATGGCAGGAAattttgcaaaaaaaattcgagcaaagaaattaatattaacacATTTTTCACAAAGATATACAGGAGATaataaattgaaaaatatgataattatgaaaaagatTGAAGATGAAGCTTTAGAAGCTTTTTATTCGGATCGAAATAAATCAGATACTAgttcagaaaaaaaaaatataattccaTCTGATAATGTCAAAAAAGTAAATTTAATACACGTCTCTAACTTTAACAATGAACAGGAAGAGAACAACACTGAAGAAGtgaataaacaaaataataattcacaCAATTTTAGTAAagcaaaaaatgatattcaAGAAAACGAGGTAGTTGCAGCCTTCGATGGCCTTGTTGTGTATGTTCCCCCGCAGACGACGTAG
- a CDS encoding tRNAHis guanylyltransferase, putative, whose product MANSKFAYVKLFEDEKKILLNCYFVVRIDGSDFKKFIKQHEYVKPNDLRGLNLMNECAINVLKNYDEIDFCYGHSDEFSFLFRKSTKLWNRRYDKILTNIVSYFTSSFIFNWKKYFPNKELVYPPSFDARIIVYPTENEIKDYFSWRQADCHINTQYNECFWNLVLKSNYTHEEAYKFLLTTQTKDKNELLFTRFNINYNNLPEIFRRGTIIIRNKNYKKNNALKINTTQNVQNDEEWKKQINPHTHKENNDIDLCNIPNVDTNNNCDRNSLNPYPNEQTNIIDKFIITHENLITETFWNKYDFVFKKKKELKCKESSHS is encoded by the coding sequence ATGGCTAACAGCAAATTTGCAtatgtaaaattatttgaagacgaaaaaaaaatattattgaatTGCTACTTTGTTGTAAGAATAGATGGAAGcgattttaaaaaatttataaaacaaCATGAGTATGTTAAGCCAAATGATTTAAGAGGACTAAATTTAATGAACGAATGCGCAAtcaatgttttaaaaaattatgatgaaATAGATTTCTGTTATGGACATTCAGATGAATttagttttttatttagaaAATCTACAAAATTATGGAACAGAAggtatgataaaatattaactaATATAGTGTCATATTTTACTTCAtcctttatatttaattggaaaaaatattttcctaACAAAGAGTTAGTATACCCTCCATCATTCGATGCAAGAATAATTGTATATCCAactgaaaatgaaataaaagattaTTTTTCATGGCGACAAGCCGATTGtcatataaatacacaATATAATGAATGCTTTTGGAATTTAGTTTTAAAAAGTAATTACACACATGAAGAGgcttataaatttttattaactaCTCAGACAAAAGATAAAAACGAACTATTATTTACCcgttttaatattaattataataatcttCCTGAAATTTTTAGACGTGGAACTATAATAATtcgaaataaaaattacaaaaaaaataatgctttaaaaataaacacaaCTCAGAATGTAcaaaatgatgaagaatggaaaaaacaaataaatccACATACccataaagaaaataatgacaTTGATTTATGCAATATACCAAATGTAGACACCAATAATAATTGCGATCGAAATTCTTTAAACCCATACCCCAATGAGCAAACCAATATTAttgataaatttataataactCATGAAAATTTGATTACTGAAACATTTtggaataaatatgattttgtttttaaaaaaaaaaaagaattaaaatgtAAAGAATCGTCTCATTCATAA
- a CDS encoding RNA-binding protein, putative, with translation MWFKKFTTEKETAPTNNDNDQNLDQEVDYTDKEDVVVDEKENEQGDTIDNGENINDSKHDNGEEQEDEQELDQNEVNEKIQSIINDLSSDEEEGEVVEDEIPYERVQEKNEKSKEIILLNYYSEISENKLNTLLNIFGNVKNIYTDDNECTHIIFHSIKSAINAKKYIDNLKIKSRRVQVIYGKHTDDSSNKLGQKGDINENDEINKAGYDYAYDKFSKGPVKLYKNKNFYSTNISDHVQKNNKYPGYKNYINDNQIHIKNMSYIRGDNFTSPDKNILLPNSKNHAHMSTHRSRNNYDQSSYNNNINSEHVNNKGDAYPPPPPPPSFFSYNDNNANNMQHINNPNYSLYNSSNHKVNTNFDTFSTHPIYINNENASNIYDNEYDDNYINNIRSNKYKTDLKPNNKYDSVGKGLYNKVVPPPPYLNKDDKKKLYKNNLNSPNKKFTHIDHSTYIQNYSHIDFDTFNNGHINNNFYLKNKDNYIDHNNRNKKYPWKNNFNDKDFNEFKFDEDIQEDYQFDEENPFNINSENVMIDNPTWLVRKNTPAIIWDQSASIKDNHINYVNSFIIEKLHNRYLLITNIPPDLNENNKLKNYVNELLSVDNKQEACIEASIFTASQDDEPNFFKKNDKEEPTSGEPKEVAEPQDVTEAAETAEAKPKKGKATKGRPKRGKKAAETEEVEKADETNENNKMYAHLTFKTIKNAVDAKKELEEKSFKVTFSSPNKANNCLWVGNVMKNYYMRTYSILKTMLKEFGEIINIKFVIEKNCLFLQYKEVEFAIKARNHLYGIQLSNNIFLNIDFSTLGEWEGKQKSSFAKKKLLDLLLYDNNFLEYKLEKKYSEKNMSFFCDSSIMKILQKNMPQTNSISGDRYKMFKNNSLLYNKNKFDSLYKDKMGKRITTNRLLDKKNNITYKKSILNNKTNSIYDKNTKKDARKLYKRKIDESENNSNEYRDRKKKRNIKDDDNSNSLYKKKNKNNSQTDDTQNQILFNCDDIDNVQESNENIISFYVNQKYKCDFNVSLFEGNPKLSIYSKLNVETKSDIKNLKHIQTTSSDHAIWKIHPTETQKKKFYHICDHFNKKKNIPVVLTKERMIFIVPPKDEYLADLGVENLDGMYAYVFEAKK, from the exons ATGtggtttaaaaaatttacaacaGAAAAAGAAACCGCTCCAACAAATAATGACAATGATCAAAATTTAGATCAAGAAGTTGATTACACAGATAAGGAAGATGTTGTAGTTGatgaaaaggaaaatgAACAAGGTGACACCATTGATAATggtgaaaatattaatgatagTAAACATGACAATGGTGAGGAGCAAGAAGATGAACAAGAACTTGATCAAAATGAAGTGAATGAAAAAATCCAAAGTATTATTAATGATCTTTCATCAGATGAAGAAGAAGGGGAAGTTGTTGAAGATGAAATTCCATATGAACGTGTTcaggaaaaaaatgaaaaaagtaaagaaattattttattaaattattattcagAAATttcagaaaataaattaaatacattattaaatatttttggtaatgttaaaaatatttatacagATGATAATGAATGTactcatattatttttcattctaTAAAAAGTGCAATtaatgcaaaaaaatatatcgataatttaaaaataaaaagtagaAGAGTACAAGTTATTTATGGAAAACATACAGATGATTCATCTAATAAGTTAGGACAAAAAGGTGacataaatgaaaatgatgaaataaataaagcgGGTTATGATTATGcatatgataaattttcaaaaggtccagtaaaattatataagaataaaaatttttattctacTAATATTTCTGACCATGTtcagaaaaataataaatatccaggttacaaaaattatataaatgataatcaaattcatataaaaaatatgtcttACATTAGAGGAGATAATTTTACATCAcctgataaaaatattttacttcCTAACTCAAAAAATCATGCCCATATGAGTACTCATCGATCtagaaataattatgatcaaagttcatataataataatataaattctgaacatgttaataataaaggaGATGCATATCCACCCCCTCCTCCTCCTCCTTCTTTCTTCtcatataatgataataatgcaAACAATATgcaacatataaataatccAAATTATAGTCTTTATAACTCTAGTAATCATAAAGTAAATACAAATTTCGATACATTTTCTACACAtccaatatatataaataatgaaaatgcaTCAAACATATATGATAACGAATATGATGATaactatataaataatataagatcaaataaatataaaactgATTTAAAAcctaataataaatatgattcTGTAGGGAAAggattatataataaagttGTACCACCACCTCCATACTTAAACAaagatgataaaaaaaaactttacaaaaataatttaaactcaccaaataaaaaatttacacaTATAGATCATTCAActtatattcaaaattattCGCATATAGACTTTGATACATTTAATAATggtcatataaataataatttctatctaaaaaataaagataattatatcgatcataataatagaaataaaaaatatccatggaaaaacaattttaatgataaaGATTTTAATGAATTCAAATTTGATGAGGATATACAAGAAGATTATCAATTTGATGAAGAAAAtccttttaatataaattcagAAAATGTTATGATTGATAATCCAACTTGGCTAGttagaaaaaatacacCTGCTATAATATGGGATCAATCTGCATCTATAAAAGataatcatataaattatgttaattcatttataaTAGAAAAACTTCACAACAGATACTTACTCATAACGAATATCCCACCAGATCtcaatgaaaataataaattaaaaaattatgttaatgaattattatcagTTGACAATAAACAAGAAGCTTGTATAGAGGCTTCTATATTTACTGCAAGCCAAGATGATGAGCcaaattttttcaaaaaaaatgacaaagAAGAACCTACTTCGGGCGAGCCAAAGGAGGTCGCAGAACCACAAGATGTAACAGAAGCAGCAGAAACTGCAGAAGCAAAGCCCAAAAAAGGGAAAGCCACAAAAGGAAGACCAAAGCGAGGAAAGAAAGCTGCTGAAACTGAGGAAGTTGAAAAGGCTGAtgaaacaaatgaaaacaaTAAGATGTATGCACATCTAACATTCaaaactataaaaaatgcagTAGatgcaaaaaaagaattagaAGAAAAATCATTTAAAGTAACATTCTCATCACCAAATAAAGCTAATAATTGCCTATGGGTTGGGAAtgttatgaaaaattattatatgcggacatatagtatattaaaaacaatGCTTAAAGAGTTTGgagaaataattaatataaaatttgtaattgaaaaaaattgtttatttttacaatataaAGAAGTTGAATTTGCAATTAAAGCTAGAAATCATTTATATGGTATACAATTATctaacaatatatttttaaatatcgATTTTTCCACTTTAGGAGAATGGGAAGGGAAACAAAAATCGAGttttgcaaaaaaaaaattattagatttattattatatgataataattttttagaatataaattggaaaaaaaatatagtgaaaaaaatatgagttttttttgtgattCAAgcattatgaaaatattgcaaaaaaatatgccaCAAACTAATTCTATTTCAGGAGATagatataaaatgtttaaaaataattcattgttatataataaaaataaattcgaTTCACTTTATAAAGACAAAATGGGAAAAAGAATTACAACTAATAGACttttagataaaaaaaataatataacatataaaaaatcaattttaaataataaaacaaatagtatatatgataaaaatacaaaaaaagatgcaagaaaattatataaaagaaaaattgatgaatcagaaaataatagtaatgaATATCGTGAtcgtaaaaaaaaacgcaATATAAAAGATGATGATAATTCTAATAgtctatataaaaaaaaaaataaaaataattcacaAACTGATGATACACAAAATCAAATCTTATTTAATTGTGATGACATTGATAATGTTCAAGaatcaaatgaaaatattatttctttttatgtcaatcaaaaatataaatgtgaTTTCAATGTCAGTCTTTTCGAAGGGAATCCCAAACTATCCAT CTACTCCAAACTTAATGTTGAAACTAAAAGTGATATCAAAAACTTAAAGCACATCCAGACAACATCCTCTGATCATGCAATATGGAAAATTCACCCTA CTGAAACTCAAAAAAAGAagttttatcatatttgtgatcattttaataagaaaaaaaacattccAGTTGTTTTGACAAAAGAACGTATGATCTTTATTGTTCCGCCCAAGGATGAGTATTTAGCAGATCTCGGG GTTGAAAACTTAGATGGAATGTACGCCTACGTCTTTGaggcaaaaaaataa
- a CDS encoding proteasome assembly chaperone 4, putative, giving the protein MNTECCQCSEKKNSSVGSFQETGIKENDINVYRSHKIYMSYLDLYFLVIDFKETIFISVNDNNNELNDLQASYPIKYADADNIICLVGEPHSYGNDVANLLSMKFKIPFYVSVNVDESDESLTNFIFSNCLEIIKPLFENREKN; this is encoded by the exons ATGAATACAGAGTGTTGCCAGtgttcagaaaaaaaaaattcaagtGTGGGTTCTTTTCAAGAAACAGgaattaaagaaaatgatataaatgtttatagatctcataaaatttacatGAGCTATTTGGATTTGTATTTTCTTGTCATTGATTTTAAAGAgacaatatttatttcagtAAATGACAACAACAATGAGTTAAACGATTTGCAAGCTTCATACCCgattaaatat GCCGATGCAGACAATATAATTTGCTTAGTCGGAGAACCACATTCTTATGGAAATGATGTGGCTAACCTTTTga GTATGAAATTCAAAATTCCTTTTTATGTAAGTGTCAATGTAGACGAAAGTGATGAGAGCTTAAcgaatttcattttttcaaattgcttggaaataataaaacctTTATTTGAAAACAGAGAGAAGAATTGA